A portion of the Chiloscyllium punctatum isolate Juve2018m chromosome 5, sChiPun1.3, whole genome shotgun sequence genome contains these proteins:
- the tmem70 gene encoding transmembrane protein 70, mitochondrial: MAAALVVLVSRSRSGSLRRLTVAGWWAAARPLSALSVHANCPTSQVSDGPRFVGSCGRPQIYLALSQPIRHLCSDGSNLEGRLIYSGNLARVVLGVKFFSYSTSIFTLCMMPYILLHSGLGIQSPALQVAFCGIMGFFTFLSPLVLHFLTKGYVIHLYHDAKTDNYTAITYSVLLQQKKTVFHQKDVKVPGVSKLFTTFYANNKSLLVNPVLFWHPNDYSHLMGYDQPFSFNLDELKK; the protein is encoded by the exons ATGGCGGCGGCTCTGGTGGTTCTCGTGTCGAGGTCCCGCTCGGGGTCACTGCGTCGGCTGACGGTGGCGGGTTGGTGGGCGGCTGCCCGGCCCCTCTCCGCCCTGAGCGTCCACGCAAACTGCCCCACGTCCCAGGTGTCGGATGGGCCCCGGTTCGTTGGTAGTTGCGGAAGACCACAg ATTTACCTTGCACTCAGTCAACCTATTCGCCACCTTTGTTCAGATGGCAGCAACTTGGAAGGACGGTTGATTTACAGTGGAAACCTGGCCAGAGTAGTACTTG GGGTGAAATTCTTCTCCTACTCCACCAGCATTTTCACTTTATGTATGATGCCTTATATTCTCCTCCATTCTGGTCTTGGAATTCAGAGCCCTGCATTACAGGTGGCTTTCTGTGGCATAATGGGATTCTTTACTTTTTTAAGTCCGCTGGTATTACACTTCCTCACGAAAGGTTATGTGATTCATCTATATCATGATGCAAAAACTGATAACTACACAGCAATCACTTATAGTGTTCTCCTCCAGCAGAAGAAAACGGTTTTCCATCAAAAGGATGTGAAAGTTCCAGGAGTCAGCAAACTGTTCACCACATTTTATGCGAACAACAAGTCACTGCTAGTAAATCCAGTTCTTTTTTGGCATCCAAATGACTACAGTCACctaatgggttatgatcagccCTTCTCCTTTAATTTGGATGAACTGAAAAAATAA